A part of Neodiprion pinetum isolate iyNeoPine1 chromosome 4, iyNeoPine1.2, whole genome shotgun sequence genomic DNA contains:
- the LOC124216037 gene encoding 27 kDa glycoprotein-like gives MRINVLTTFLFTGILCLTFGQRYDSAASIVYRNALQVVRDVVMMVTNESMIKDLGLIKNFTKEACSTNGQTWKEEEATSSLENAKKCINDVLKSNMKTARETYKGNSLLDTAIEHYVRSYCPSRITLERCMKEYSKSFEHCVDSQQLKTIGIIGKFSTSTLEFVCENDAKMFKDLCINGGVECYNSINDPDKCWPALTTGINTLETYNFTLVWNDATCSELKSAYNCIIEKIPNCKGHQITVTCVRGVFDVYLENLGCKNSSNSSTKPIRTDAFGRPIVKEEEEKEKEEKLNLEEKKSSSSQTLPVISISALFSTTITLAIWSWNV, from the exons ATGAGGATCAACGTCCTGAcaacttttcttttcactg GGATTTTGTGCCTGACCTTCGGACAAAGATATGATTCAGCGGCGAGTATCGTATATAGAAATGCACTACAGGTCGTGAGAGATGTGGTTATGATGGTGACTAATGAAAGCATGATCAAAGACCTGGGACTAATCAAAAACTTTACGAAGGAAGCGTGCTCAACGAATGGTCAAACCTggaaggaagaagaagcaaCGAGCAGCCTAGAAAACGCCAAAAAATGTATCAACGATGTATTGAAGTCGAATATGAAAACCGCCCGCGAAACGTACAAAGGCAATTCCCTACTGGATACTGCTATTGAGCACTACGTAAGAAGTTATTGTCCAAGCAGAATAACTCTCGAAAGATGTATGAAAGAATATTCCAAGTCCTTCGAGCATTGCGTGGATTCGCAACAACTCAAAACTATCGGGATAATcggtaaattttcaacatccACGCTCGAATTCGTCTGCGAGAATGACGCCAAGATGTTTAAGG ATTTGTGTATCAATGGAGGCGTGGAATGTTATAATTCGATTAACGATCCCGACAAATGTTGGCCTGCACTGACTACCGGAATCAATACTTTAGAAACTTACAATTTCACTCTGGTTTGGAATGACGCAACATGCTC GGAACTGAAATCCGCCTACAATTGCATCATCGAAAAGATACCAAACTGTAAGGGCCATCAGATAACTGTAACTTGCGTGAGAGGTGTATTCGACGTGTATCTGGAAAACTTAGGCTGCAAGAATTCAAGTAATTCATCGACTAAGCCAATTCGGACAGACGCATTTGGAAGACCAATTgtaaaggaagaagaagaaaaagagaaagaggagaagctgaatttggaagaaaaaaaatcaagtagTTCACAGACATTACCAGTTATTAGCATCAGCGCTCTCTTCTCGACTACAATCACCCTGGCGATCTGGTCATGGAACGTTTAA